CCCAGCAATTGGCCTTCGTCTGTGTAAGCCAGCGTTGGGTCCCATGAAAGCTCGCGGACCTTGCCGAGGTCATGCATCAGCACGCCCAGCAGCAACAGATCGCGGTTTAGCGACGGGTAGTGGTCACACAGCCGATCAGCGACCTGGGCCATGCTGACTATGTGCTCAATCAAACCACCTTGATAGGCGTGATGCGCTTTCACGCCGGCGGGAGCGGCACACAAATCGTCCAGCAGTTGCTGATCAGACAGGAAACACTGGCCGAGGGTTCGCAGTTTTTCGCATTTTATCGAACCCAGCAATTCCTTCAGCTGGTCAAGCAGCGGTCCAACATTGGCCTGAGGCTTGATCTGAAAGTCTTCGGCGTCGTAGGCCGATTCCGGGGCTGTGTCGATGAACGTGACGATCATCTGCAGACCGCCCTGATACAATTGAACTTTTCCTTTAACGTGGACGATGTCGCCTGCCGAAAAGTGCTGCATTCGTTCTTCGCTGACGTTCCACATCAGCCCGCTGATGACACCCGTCTTGTCTCGCAATGTGGCCAGCAGATACAGGTCGGCGTTGCGATTGGCTCGCAATTGTTTATCGGCCAGTAAAAAGAATTCGTTGACGGTGTCGCCGTCGGAGAGTTCCTTAACAAACGTGCGGGGCATTCTGAACTTTCGGTCCGAAGTGGGATTGCGGCGCGGAAATCCACACGTCACCGGGTGAGGAATCACGATCGCTGTTTTGAAGACCGAAGATTCTACGTGCCCGCCTGCCCATCAACAAACCACTGTCCGATTAGTCTACTCCGCCGACTTCTTGGTATTCCCCCGTCGGCGATTGCGAGCGTTCTTGCGATCGGCTGCGGTCGGCCGGGTTTTCGCAGGATCCTCACCACCTGGTGACTTTGCCCCTGTTTCGCCGGTGCCCTTGGCTCGACGAGGCCCCCGAATGCGGCGGCGACGGCGGTTCTGGCCGCCGCTGCGAGGAGGTCGTTCCCCATCGCCATCGTCGACTTTTTCGCCTGGCTTAAGCGGATCCGGCTGACGACCGTCTTCCAGAATTTCAAAGCCGATCAACCGTTCGATCGCCTTCAACGTGCCTCGTTCACTGGCCGCACAAAACGAAATCGCGATGCCGGTGGCACCTGCGCGACCTGTGCGGCCGATGCGGTGGACGTAGCTTTCCGGTTCCATTGGTAATTCGAAATTGAAGACGTGACTCACGCCTTCCACGTCAATTCCGCGAGCCGCCAGGTCCGTGGCCACCAGAATCTGCACCTTGTCGGCTCGAAAATTATCCAACGCCTGTTGTCGAGCGTTTTGCGACTTGTTGCCATGAATCGCCACCGCTTCGATTTTGTGCTTGCGAAGGTACTCCGCGACGTAGTTGGCACCTCGCTTAGTCTTTGTAAACACAATTGCCTGACCGACATCGCCGTCCGTGATCAGCTTCAACAAAAACGGCTTGCGCTGCCGATGTTCGACAAAGACGACTCGTTGATCGATTAACTCCACGCTCCGCTGCTTTGGAGCCACATCCACTTTCACCGGGTTGTGCAGAAGCTGATTGGCCAGTTGAGCGATTTTTTTCGGCATCGTGGCAGAAAAGAACAGCGACTGTCGCCGCACGGGCAGCGTCTTGATGATGCGTTTCAGGTCGGGCAGAAAGCCCATGTCCATCATGCGATCGGCTTCGTCCAGCACGAAGATCTGCAGTCGATTCAGGAAGATGTATTCCTGTCCCATCAAGTCCAGCAGTCGTCCCGGCGTGGCGATCAGGATGTGAACGCCTTTTTCCAGCGCCTTCACCTGACGCCCCTGACC
This DNA window, taken from Fuerstiella marisgermanici, encodes the following:
- a CDS encoding 3'-5' exoribonuclease YhaM family protein, whose translation is MPRTFVKELSDGDTVNEFFLLADKQLRANRNADLYLLATLRDKTGVISGLMWNVSEERMQHFSAGDIVHVKGKVQLYQGGLQMIVTFIDTAPESAYDAEDFQIKPQANVGPLLDQLKELLGSIKCEKLRTLGQCFLSDQQLLDDLCAAPAGVKAHHAYQGGLIEHIVSMAQVADRLCDHYPSLNRDLLLLGVLMHDLGKVRELSWDPTLAYTDEGQLLGHMNIAVEILNEKLAVARAELGSKDFDTEDVLRLKHMILSHHGTHEFGSPRVPMTPEAIVLHHIDNLDAKLHEFTRAIEDDMNKDSAWTPYSPRIERKLFKGYNNE
- a CDS encoding DEAD/DEAH box helicase, giving the protein MSTFDDLELIPPLRKALREEGYDTPTPIQAKTIPSALEGLDILGCAQTGTGKTAAFALPILDYLAGEGHKAVAKRPLALILAPTRELAIQIGDSFDSYGRHVKVSHALIYGGVGQGRQVKALEKGVHILIATPGRLLDLMGQEYIFLNRLQIFVLDEADRMMDMGFLPDLKRIIKTLPVRRQSLFFSATMPKKIAQLANQLLHNPVKVDVAPKQRSVELIDQRVVFVEHRQRKPFLLKLITDGDVGQAIVFTKTKRGANYVAEYLRKHKIEAVAIHGNKSQNARQQALDNFRADKVQILVATDLAARGIDVEGVSHVFNFELPMEPESYVHRIGRTGRAGATGIAISFCAASERGTLKAIERLIGFEILEDGRQPDPLKPGEKVDDGDGERPPRSGGQNRRRRRIRGPRRAKGTGETGAKSPGGEDPAKTRPTAADRKNARNRRRGNTKKSAE